In Xanthomonas sacchari, a genomic segment contains:
- a CDS encoding GlsB/YeaQ/YmgE family stress response membrane protein has translation MHTLFGSDSWLYIILVGFVVGLLARFLGPSSGRSGCLFTVLLGIAGALLAGWFGHYMGWYSRGEPAGFLGALLGAIALLALLRLFSSKR, from the coding sequence ATGCACACTCTGTTCGGCAGCGACAGCTGGCTCTACATCATCCTGGTGGGCTTCGTGGTCGGCCTGCTGGCGCGCTTCCTCGGCCCCAGCAGCGGACGTTCCGGCTGCCTGTTCACGGTGCTGCTGGGCATCGCCGGTGCGCTGCTGGCCGGCTGGTTCGGCCACTACATGGGCTGGTACAGCCGCGGCGAGCCGGCCGGCTTCCTCGGCGCACTGCTCGGCGCCATCGCCCTGCTCGCGCTGTTGCGGCTGTTTTCCAGCAAGCGTTGA